In Phyllostomus discolor isolate MPI-MPIP mPhyDis1 chromosome 3, mPhyDis1.pri.v3, whole genome shotgun sequence, a single genomic region encodes these proteins:
- the VGF gene encoding neurosecretory protein VGF, translating into MKSLRLPASSLFCFLLLLKGLEGAPPGRPEAKSPPFPSEHKEPVAGDAIPWPKDGPVPEVRAARNSEPQDEGELFQGVDPRALAAVLLQTLDRPASPPAPGGSQRGPEEEAAEALLTETVRSQTHSLQAPETQAPAAPPLPQTQENGPDAGDPSEELEALASLLQELRDFSPSSAKRQQETAAAETETRTHTLTRVNLESPGPERVWRASWGEFQARVPESAPLLPPAPQQFQAHMPESRPLPEARQFGGKVPSPKTHLGEALAPLSKAYQGLGAPFPKVRRPESSLLSGSEAGERLLQQGLAQVEAGRRQAEATRQAAAQEERLADLASDLLLQYLLQGGARPHGLGGRGLQQEEKEQESQREEAEQERRGGEERVGEEDEEAAEAEAEAEEAERARQNALLFAEEDGEAGAEDKRSQEETPGHHRKDAEGAEEGGEEEDDDDDEEMDPQTIDSLIELSTKLHLPADDVVSIIEEVEEKRKRKKNAPPEPVPPPRAAPAPTHVRSPQSPPPAPAPAREELPDWNEVLPPWDREEVEVFPPGPYHPSPNYIRPRTLHPPAASRRRHYHHALPSSRHYPGGEAQARRAQEEAEAEERRLQEQEELENYIEHVLLQRP; encoded by the coding sequence ATGAAATCGCTCAGGTTGCCGGCTTCCTCCCTCTTCTGCTTCCTTCTACTGctgaaggggctggaaggagcgCCCCCCGGGCGCCCTGAGGCGAAGtcacctcctttcccctctgagcATAAAGAGCCGGTAGCTGGGGACGCAATACCCTGGCCAAAGGATGGTCCCGTTCCAGAGGTCCGAGCCGCTCGAAATTCGGAGCCGCAGGACGAGGGAGAGCTTTTCCAGGGGGTGGATCCCCGGGCGCTGGCCGCGGTGCTGCTACAGACTCTCGACCGCCCGGCCTCGCCCCCGGCGCCAGGCGGCTCCCAGCGGGGGCCagaggaagaagcagcagaagctCTGTTAACCGAGACAGTGAGAAGCCAAACCCACAGCCTCCAAGCGCCAGAGACCCAAGCACCCGCGGCTCCGCCTCTCCCTCAGACTCAGGAAAACGGTCCCGACGCGGGCGACCCCTCCGAGGAGCTCGAGGCGCTAGCTTCCCTGCTCCAGGAACTGAGAGATTTCAGTCCGAGCAGCGCCAAGCGCCAGCAGGAGACCGCAGCAGCAGAGACGGAAACTCGCACCCACACGCTGACCCGAGTCAACCTGGAGAGCCCCGGGCCTGAGCGCGTGTGGCGCGCTTCCTGGGGAGAGTTCCAGGCGCGTGTCCCAGAGAGCGCGCCGCTGCTGCCCCCGGCTCCTCAGCAATTCCAGGCTCATATGCCCGAGAGTCGCCCCCTTCCCGAAGCCCGCCAGTTCGGGGGGAAAGTGCCCTCCCCCAAAACACACCTAGGTGAGGCGTTGGCACCCCTGTCGAAGGCGTACCAAGGCCTGGGCGCCCCCTTCCCCAAGGTGCGCCGGCCGGAGAGCTCACTCCTGAGTGGCTCCGAGGCGGGGGAGCGCCTTCTACAGCAAGGGCTGGCTCAGGTAGAGGCAGGGCGGCGGCAGGCGGAGGCCACCCGGCAGGCGGCTGCGCAGGAAGAGCGGCTGGCGGACCTAGCCTCGGACCTGCTGCTCCAGTATTTGCTGCAGGGCGGGGCCCGGCCACACGGCCTGGGGGGTCGGGGGCTGCAGCaagaggagaaggagcaggagagtCAGAGGGAGGAGGCGGAGCAGGAGAGACGCGGCggtgaggagagggtgggggaagaggacGAGGAGGcagcggaggcggaggcggaggcggaggaggCGGAGAGGGCGCGGCAGAACGCGCTGCTGTTCGCCGAGGAGGACGGGGAAGCCGGAGCGGAGGACAAGCGCTCCCAGGAGGAGACGCCTGGCCACCATCGGAAGGACgctgagggggcagaggagggcggggaggaggaggacgacGACGACGACGAAGAGATGGACCCACAGACGATCGATAGCCTCATTGAGCTGTCCACCAAACTCCACCTGCCAGCGGACGACGTGGTCAGCATCATcgaggaggtggaggagaagcGGAAGCGGAAGAAGAACGCCCCTCCTGAGCCCGTGCCACCCCCACGGGCTGCCCCCGCCCCTACCCACGTCCGCTCCCCTCaatccccgccccccgcccccgcccccgctcgaGAGGAGCTGCCAGATTGGAACGAGGTGCTCCCGCCTTGGGATCGGGAGGAGGTGGAGGTATTTCCCCCGGGGCCCTACCACCCTTCTCCCAACTACATCCGGCCTCGGACTCTGCACCCTCCCGCAGCCTCGCGCCGCCGCCACTACCACCACGCCCTGCCGTCTTCGCGCCACTATCCTGGCGGGGAGGCCCAGGCACGGCGAGCGCAGGAGGAGGCGGAGGCAGAGGAGCGCAggctgcaggagcaggaggagtTGGAGAATTACATCGAGCACGTGCTGCTCCAACGCCCGtga
- the NAT16 gene encoding LOW QUALITY PROTEIN: probable N-acetyltransferase 16 (The sequence of the model RefSeq protein was modified relative to this genomic sequence to represent the inferred CDS: inserted 4 bases in 3 codons; deleted 1 base in 1 codon; substituted 1 base at 1 genomic stop codon) — MSPEGIMKLEAGCGVATSEVPKSKKESEPDEEPLSENLPQEARSGSGFETVGKPLGAESGPKAKAKFLGAQPRSGSRPETEVEWLDSLGATEWEFEXVLVISGGSCGGLDYLSNPCHSWLQDPNRTTVLAKWDRGVIALELVHLIDXGKTALVEGLRVAPWERGKGVTELLQRFCLQLVKRQYLGVKVAQLAREEPLPLRGLKKYHLIIKQGVLLIRFYASTLLAGVGSRQAALGVSGAFSPLPTEALSEAGGNMASLLRSPSMQRDVLPGRTFIQDWKPYDPXSSLRLLVAKGLEWRVDSRKCPRVITLCTGPLLILHAGEGAWCCLGVDAFGCNCAQMQSQFPWYLQLQTRHLTGLNVLCLLFLAPQLWSQLAYFCQXGLGFELVKGYAEQCLLEADI; from the exons ATGAGCCCAGAAGG AATAATGAAGCTGGAAGCTGGCTGTGGTGTAGCCACCTCAGAGGTCCCTAAGTCCAAAAAAGAGTCTGAGCCAGATGAGGAGCCACTCTCAGAAAACCTGCCACAGGAGGCCAGGTCTGGATCAGGGTTTGAGACTGTGGGCAAGCCTCTGGGGGCCGAGTCAGGGCCTAAGGCCAAGGCCAAGTTCTTGGGAGCCCAGCCCAGGTCTGGATCTAGACCTGAGACTGAGGTTGAATGGTTGGACTCCCTGGGGGCCACAGAGTGGGAGTTTGAGTAGGTGCTTGTCATCTCAGGGGGCTCCTGTGGTGGTCTCGACTATCTTTCTAACCCCTGTCACAGCTGGCTCCAGGACCCCAACCGCACCACGGTGCTGGCCAAGTGGGACAGAGGAGTG ATCGCGCTGGAGTTGGTGCACTTGATTG ACGGGAAGACGGCGCTGGTGGAGGGACTGCGCGTGGCGCCCTGGGAGCGCGGCAAGGGCGTGACCGAGCTGCTGCAGCGCTTCTGCTTGCAGCTAGTCAAGCGACAGTACCTGGGGGTTAAGGTGGCACAGCTTGCCCGGGAAGAGCCGCTGCCCCTCCGGGGGCTGAAGAAATACCACTTAATCATCAAGCAG GGCGTCCTTTTGATCAGATTCTACGCATCAACGCTGCTGGCAGGTGTGGGCTCGAGGCAGGCAGCGCTGGGGGTCTCAGGCgccttctctcccctgcccaccgAGGCCCTGTCAGAGGCAGGCGGCAACATGGCAAGCCTGCTG CGCTCGCCCTCCATGCAGCGCGACGTGCTGCCAGGCAGGACCTTCATCCAGGACTGGAAGCCCTACGACCC GAGCAGCCTGCGCCTGCTGGTGGCCAAGGGCCTGGAGTGGCGGGTGGACAGCCGCAAGTGCCCGCGCGTGATCACGCTTTGCACAGGCCCTCTCCTCATTCTGCATGCGGGCGAAGGCGCGTGGTGCTGCCTCGGTGTAGATGCCTTTGGCTGCAACTGTGCTCAGATGCAGAGCCAGTTTCCGTGGTATCTGCAGCTCCAGACCCGGCACCTCACCGGCCTCAACGTCTTGTGTCTGCTCTTCCTGGCGCCCCAGTTGTGGTCACAGCTGGCTTATTTCTGCC CCGGCTTGGGGTTCGAGTTGGTCAAGGGTTACGCTGAGCAGTGTCTGCTGGAGGCCGACATCTGA